The Nostoc sp. NIES-3756 DNA window TTTCTTGCGAGACGGAACATATTTAATAGACGCGAGAATTAATATCGCGTCTGCATTTAGTTTGAGGTCTTAAAGCTAATGCGATACTAGCTTAATCCTCTGAACTTTCTAGCTATTGCTGAGGCGCAAGGAGAGGCGACGTAGCTGACCCCGGATACTAGAGTCAATTACTTGAGAGCCTACTTTAATGATCACACCACCAATCAGTTCACTGTCTACCTTTGTTTCCAGTTCCACTTGACGAGCTTTGGTGATTGCCAGTACCTTTTCTTTAACTGCTTGTTGTTGCTCTTGGGTTAATTCCACAGCAGAAGTGACTTCTGCTAATACGGTTTGGTTCAATTGCCGTAATAGCGCCAAATACTGCTTGAGAATCTGTTCCAAGAAAAATATGCGTCGTTTGTCCACCAACAACAGCAAAAAGTTACGTAGGTAAGGGCTAGCACCTTCACCCAATACTTGAGTGATGAGAGCTTTTTTGTTCTCAGCAGCAATAAAAGGGTTGTCAATAAAGTTTCGTAGCTGTTGATTTTCCGCAAGCAAGTTCAGCAAAGTACGCGCATCTTCGCCGAACTCTTCCGTCAAGTTTTTGGATTGGGCGATTGACAACAGTGCCTGTGCGTAAGGTTGGGCTACCTCAGTGTTTGCTACATTACTTGTCATACTTCGCCTCCCATTTGTGCGATGCTACGGTCAATTAAAGTTTTTTGAGCATCACCACTAATACCGCCTTGCAGTTCCGCCTCGACTTTTTGCAGAGCCAAAGTAACTACACGCTGACGCAACTGAGCGATCGCTTTATCTAGGTCTGCATTTAGGTCTGCTGCGCCTGCTGTCTTCAAGCGTTCAATATCTACAGCAGCTTGATCAATGATAGCTTTGCTGGCAGCTTGAGCATTTTCTTGGGCGGCTGCTTTAATTCTTTCAGCTTCCGCTTGTGCTTGCTCTAGCTTTTGTTGCGCCTCTTTTAGTTGCTTGGCTGCATCTGCGGCGCGTTGTTCTGCATTTTTAATTGCTGCTTCAATGTTTTCGCGGCGAGTTTTGAGGGTAGTACCCAGCACTTTCCGACCAAAAACAAACAGCACAGTAATAATAATGGCCAGGTTAATCAGGTTGGTTTCGAGAATATTGGTATTTAAACCAAAACCACCTTCAGCCGCACCCTCTGCCAATTCACCTCCAACGGCGCTGGCTTCCGCCATCAACAGTAAAAAAGTCCCCATGATTTTTCATCCACAACTGCGCTGTCGGTTCACGTCACTTGCACTTTGCCATTCTTCACTGATTACGAATGACTAATGACTAATGACTAATAACTAAATGTATTGAGTTAGCGCTGGTTTACTAGATCGGCTCCCAAAAGCTTTTCTAGGATTTGGCGACTTAGCGCATCTACTTGTTGCTCCAAAGAAGCTAGAGCTTGCTGTTTTTGCTGCTCAATTTCACTAGCAGCTTGCTCTTTTTGTGCTATTGCTTCTTGTTGAGCTGCTGCTATTTTTTGTGCAGCGATTTTTTGGGCTTCAGCTTGAGCGTCAGCAATAATTGTTTGTGCTTGCCGTCTAGCTCCTGCTAACTCTTGCTCATAAGCCTCTGCTAATTTCTGAGCTTTGGACAAACGCTCTTGGGCTTCTAATTGATTGTTACGGACATACTCATTCCGTCCATCAATAGCATTACCCAAAGGTTTGTAGAGAGTAGCATTTAATATCAGAGCTAACACTAGAAACTGGATTGCCATCAAGGGTAAGGTAGCATCTAAATCAAACAGCCCGCCTTCCTTAGCAACCTCTTCCACCGCCAATAAGGTGATCCAATGTGTCATGTTTGCTGTTTCCTATCTACTATGTTAGCCCTGAGTCTGAGTTGTAAGTTATGAGTTAGAGTTAAACGCTTAACTTCTAACTCCTAACTA harbors:
- a CDS encoding F0F1 ATP synthase subunit B, which produces MGTFLLLMAEASAVGGELAEGAAEGGFGLNTNILETNLINLAIIITVLFVFGRKVLGTTLKTRRENIEAAIKNAEQRAADAAKQLKEAQQKLEQAQAEAERIKAAAQENAQAASKAIIDQAAVDIERLKTAGAADLNADLDKAIAQLRQRVVTLALQKVEAELQGGISGDAQKTLIDRSIAQMGGEV
- the atpH gene encoding ATP synthase F1 subunit delta, which gives rise to MTSNVANTEVAQPYAQALLSIAQSKNLTEEFGEDARTLLNLLAENQQLRNFIDNPFIAAENKKALITQVLGEGASPYLRNFLLLLVDKRRIFFLEQILKQYLALLRQLNQTVLAEVTSAVELTQEQQQAVKEKVLAITKARQVELETKVDSELIGGVIIKVGSQVIDSSIRGQLRRLSLRLSNS
- a CDS encoding F0F1 ATP synthase subunit B', whose translation is MTHWITLLAVEEVAKEGGLFDLDATLPLMAIQFLVLALILNATLYKPLGNAIDGRNEYVRNNQLEAQERLSKAQKLAEAYEQELAGARRQAQTIIADAQAEAQKIAAQKIAAAQQEAIAQKEQAASEIEQQKQQALASLEQQVDALSRQILEKLLGADLVNQR